A window from Theobroma cacao cultivar B97-61/B2 chromosome 3, Criollo_cocoa_genome_V2, whole genome shotgun sequence encodes these proteins:
- the LOC18605650 gene encoding probable NADH dehydrogenase [ubiquinone] 1 alpha subcomplex subunit 5, mitochondrial, translated as MFLRLISRPLLAKVKETTGIVGLDVVPNAREVLIGLYTKTLKEIQAVPEDEGYRKAVESFTRHRLKVCQEEGDWEMIEKRLGCGQVEELIEEARDELTLIGKMIEWDPWGVPDDYECEVIENDAPVPKHVPLHRPGPLPEEFYQTLEAVSKKDAPKVTSGEPQLKE; from the exons ATGTTCCTGCGATTGATCTCGCGGCCGTTGCTGGCGAAGGTGAAAGAGACGACGGGGATCGTCGGATTAGACGTGGTCCCCAACGCCAGGGAAGTCCTGATCGGTCTATACACCAAGACCCTAAAGGAGATCCAGGCCGTTCCCGAGGACGAGGGCTATCGTAAGGCCGTGGAGAGCTTCACACGCCACCGTTTGAAGGTCTGCCAAGAAGAAGGCGACTGGGAAATGATCGAGAAGCGCCTCGGATGCGGCCAGGTCGAGGAGCTAATCGAAGAAGCGCGTGACGAGCTCACTCTTATCGGGAAAATGATCG AGTGGGATCCCTGGGGTGTTCCAGATGACTATGAATGTGAGGTTATCGAAAATGATGCTCCGGTTCCCAAGCATGTACCTCTACACCGACCTGGTCCTCTCCCTGAGGAGTTCTACCAGACATTAGAAGCTGTTTCTAAGAAGGATGCACCTAAAGTCACCTCTGGGGAGCCACAGTTAAAGGAGTAG